The Corythoichthys intestinalis isolate RoL2023-P3 chromosome 1, ASM3026506v1, whole genome shotgun sequence genomic interval atcgagactatgttttacgtccatatctataaagaattcagggatttaagcatttattcgcaagaactttcaacagaaaaagctctttatctGTGATTCCacccggtcagctttgacggcctcgtcaACAATGCAGGCTCCCTATTTATCGGTCCCGTGTCCCGTCagttacattatgaagtctatgctaagGATTTGGCACCGATCGAAGGATTGCTTTAATACTTAAAAAGcaataattacattttaaaacccTTTCtcacccgattccaatcctctgtTTAGCAAATTAAATAGCAGGGATTTCAGGTTGGCCCTCAGTTGGGCTTTTTCTGAACGTAGCCCTCGtagaaaaaagtttggacaccctgctttaacacatgcttATACATGAAGAACAAAATATCACAACAAAGAATTTGCCCCTCTGTATCTAAGATAAAACAttcctaaacatttttattttttacattttaaaaatactcCTCAAGATGTTAGAATTTGTCCAATCGACCTGTAGTGCAGAAAGAGGGTAAAATTCAACTTTCCAAAATTTAGCATTTAAAAGAATACTGTAATAAGAAAATACCTACAAGTATGAGTTCATCCCCTCTGAGCTCTCTGGTCCAGAAGGTTTTTGGCCCGTTGCCGCTCAGGAGAGTCTGTTTGCAGTACATTTTGTTttctgtctcccaggtggccagACTCTGTAAAGGTATGTATCATGTCTCAGATTATACTTTTGTCCATCAATCAATTCTGTCCTGAAAATATACCGACAGAGCACTCTAGTTGGAACTCAATGCTGTTTGACTTGGGTTCTCACTGCCAGCATGAGAAATAAATCAAAAGGAAGCATTTACTGTCAGGACTCGGCAGAGAAAAACAGCTATCCACATATTATGTCTATGAAATTACCTTACACTTTCTTCCATCCACGGTCTCCTCGTTGAACTCCTCGCCAACGAGGAAGTTGATTTCTGTGGTGCGGACCGTGGTGGAAGTCTTGATGTAGAATTCCTCGCCATTCTGCCGGATCTCCACGTGAGGCTTGGAAGCGGCCGCCACAGCGATCTTCCTCAGCATGGCGTTAACACCTGACAATACACACACTTTGTCATTCAAGATTACATTGCAGGAACTTAACCAATTTTGAAAGAACCAATGCACTCTTAAAGGGATTATTTTTCCTACTATTAAAAAGATGAATGATTATCCTCCTAAGAAACAATAATTCATATTTTCTCTTTTGCCCTTTAAATTCTTTTGTCATCTAATTCTTAAACACGTTTCCAAGAAGAAAGTCTTAAGTTATACGAAAAAAATGAACTACATTTGAGACAAAATACACCACTAGTGTCAAACTCAAGGACCCCGGGCCAGATCCAGCCCAGCACATCATTTCAAGTGGCCcgtaaacagtgttgttaataacggcgtcagaatataatggcgttactaacggcattattttttttcagtactgagtaatctaattaattacttttctcattttggcaacaccgttactgaggatggaaaggcgtgcgttactatgcgttgctatattggttgaatgacgcgataaaagtctgagagagacggactcaccgagacaacagagcagagcaggagtggggaggaggcaaaaaagttgtgacgccaagcaaacgccatgctaggtggctccaataatacctgactgtagccgatagaccctacccaccgacgtcacaaaatcaagtgctcgctgtatggtccacttgtccgtcattttgtgtctgtattatcaatggtctcaattgatcgagcaatttataatgcatttcatggaagacccggtgctttcggatgccgtaaactcacttgatgcgttgcataaaaggcgttatgtggaaaagcttcagtttatccattcgccagatccatatttgatgcctaaatcgatgtttttcgacccgctgtctccgccgtatttgcctgacatctgctagctaccctgaactgtacaactatcttgtccacacaaaatcagcctattctcacgaaagtttgaaaaactttaagagcttggaggcttataaatacttcattgctggttgggtgaaacaggtcctcgtccacgaaaattcggcaggaatctatcttgtgctaggaaaggtgagttacgaaatttttaattcaaaatcttttgttattgctaacatccactgtcaagtctaatgtatttcatgtcgtttgtcaatggagttagggcttttaatgtttatatggtttagcgatagcactctcactacatacatacgtgtatgttgtcggcgattagcctagcaatgatcttaattgtggttgtcagcccaaaaccctctaaatatatattaaatgcatcttaccagatataaaatgactactacataatctgtggtaatcgtttggagcccagttttctcgtcgaattgcagcagcccatctcgctctcttctctccgggtctctcggaatccggtagaacttcaagtctctccgtcttcttcgtctatcttctctgttattgcaaccgaccgccacacacgccttcaccattttgattattaatgttaacgagcagaaaaacacatcgtaaataggaggaatgtacgtagccgtaacagggaaacatgatgtgttgacggacaattgggcggcaccagtcaggaggaaggagttgtgacgtcacgtgggtagggtctatagcctacaaactacgcccacatgatatggtagatgTGGTAGATatcgcatatatatatatatatatatatatatatagaactagacgcaaaatgacagacacgggggggttagcaacatgtacagtataggaactagatgcgttagtaaacagccgccatcttaaagcagtagacttcttaggaaaGCTGTGTTGTAgaaaaccttccaagcgaacccaagtaactttttatctaaaatactcctaaatcggcaaaatcttgacttgaatctatctttaaatgatgaaacagttttaaaaatttcacgtcaaaagtagacggaagggaactaatgcaataatgggagcaattttaacaacttttaacggttgattcagggtaaagagtaaattagggtaaagatttGGGCTAggtccaattgtcccaaaaactttttacacttcacatagtgtgaccttttttttttcttttttttttcttttgaggggaaaaaaaaacaaaaacatgaaaattatcaccagtttctttgccaagtaactactcTTAcactcaggtaactgagttactaacgcaattactttttgggagaagtaatttgtataataattacttttttaaagattaacaaCAATGCCCGTAAACATAGACAGACTTTGGCTTTTTGCGTgctaaaacatgttgatgatccTAAAACAcagtttcagcaataaaataaacttacaagatacagtggtatctctacttacgaaattaattggttctgaaaGTAGTTTCGTGAACTGAGAATTCTGTAACTAAATtcacgttttccatgtaaatgctatTATCCGTTCAAAGCCCCccccaaattcagacataaatcttttataaatcattaaaatgcatcaaaacatgcatttttgtgctttataaaaaatgaaagatgagagtagtgcataatgtaaaatatAAAGAATAAACGTTAATCCACTCGTGTAAAGCTGTTGGAACATGAAGGGTAAATGAAGGCTGCTggaatacacacatacagtagaggtcccgctGGATGCtaggaagatgctaggcaatagccaatggcagagcagctataattaTGTTACAATCGGTAAACTCTGgggttttgcctttcgtatcctggaatttctttcgtaacgaggcaatattttttcagttgaggcgtgtcgtaacctgaaaatatgtatgtagagacgtttgtaagtagaggtaccactatataagcatatataaatatgtatatacatcttgacaatgttcattttcaatgctctgttCAAGGTCAGTTGTTGAAGCTttggaaagcttaggtttaaagaaattccaaATATCCGTCTTGCCTtttcaggtgtagttttggctaagcaaagcaaaggacagtCTTTAAGGTGCTAGTTgcttgatctgttcgaaaaataattttgacccattttgaaatattttgtagggttcttgttcatttcattcacttttgttgtttgttttacaacttttaaatacaactttttaccatcaaggtctttattttaaattcatatacagtgatccctcgctactttgtgcttaaaacttcgcgccctcattcCATCATGGATTTTCATCGtggaaatacagatgagctgtcctgagcTGATTACATAGTCTCACTCGCCCTCctac includes:
- the LOC130916966 gene encoding cellular retinoic acid-binding protein 1 isoform X2, with the translated sequence MPNFAGTWKMKSSENFDELLKALGVNAMLRKIAVAAASKPHVEIRQNGEEFYIKTSTTVRTTEINFLVGEEFNEETVDGRKCKSLATWETENKMYCKQTLLSGNGPKTFWTRELRGDELILVDWTNSNILRSIFKM
- the LOC130916966 gene encoding cellular retinoic acid-binding protein 1 isoform X1, which produces MPNFAGTWKMKSSENFDELLKALGVNAMLRKIAVAAASKPHVEIRQNGEEFYIKTSTTVRTTEINFLVGEEFNEETVDGRKCKSLATWETENKMYCKQTLLSGNGPKTFWTRELRGDELILTFGADDVVCTRIYMRA